The DNA window TTCCACCACGAGGTGCTCGCCCCGCTGCTGGCCGACCGCTGCCCGGGGCTGCGGTACGCGGCGGCGCTGCTCGACGGCGGCTCCGAGCTGCTGGGCCTGGACACCGCACGCTCCACCGACCACGACTGGGGTCCCCGCGGCCAACTGTTCGTGGCGGCCCGCGACACCGACCGGGTTCCCGAGGTACGGGCCGTCCTCGACGCCGGGCTGCCCGCGGAGTTCCTCGGCTGGCCGACCCGGTACGCCGGACACGGCGACGCGCGCCTCGGGGTCGTCGACGCCAGCGGCAGCCGGCACGGCGTGACGGTCGACGAGGTGGGCGGCTGGCTGCGGGACCGGCTGGGTTTCGACCCGACCCGGGGCATCGCCGTCGAGGACTGGCTGGCGACGCCGACGCAGCGGCTGGCCGAGGTCACCGGCGGGGCCGTGTTCCACGACGGCCTGGACGGCGCGCTGACCGCCGCCCGCGCGGCGCTGGCCTGGTACCCGGACGACGTGTGGCGGCACGTGCTGGCGGCCGCCTGGGCACGCGTCGCCCAGTCCGAGCACCTGCCGGGCCGTTGCGCGGAGGTGGGCGACGAGCTGGGCAGCCGGGTGGTGACCGCCGGCCTGGCCCACGACCTGATGCGGCTCGGTCTGCTGCTGCACCGCCGCTGGCCCCCGTACGACAAGTGGCTCGGCACCCTCTTCGCCCGGCTGCCACCGGCGGCGCCCGTGGTCGTCGCGCTGACCGACGCCCTGTCCTCCGGCGCCTGGTCCGGCCGGCAGGCGGGCCTGGTCCGGGCGCTGGAGACCCTGGCGGCCTGGACCAACGACACCGGGCTGGCCGCCCCGGTCGACCCGACCGTGCGACCCTTCCACCGGCGGCCGTTCCTGGTGCTGCACGCGGGCCGGTTCGCCGCCGCGCTGCGCGCCGCGATCACCGATCCGGCCCTGCGGGCCCGCCCGCCGCTCGGCGCCGTCGACCAGTACGTGCACAGCGTCGACGTGCTCACCCACGCGGACCGGGCCCGCCGGGTCTGCACGGCGGTCCTGCCGTCCTGACCGGAGCCCGGTCACCGTCCGTGGTGCACGAACGGCGCCCACCGGCTGGGCTCGTACGGGTTCTGCTGCCGCAGCCTCCCGACCACCCTGTGCAGCGCGCCCGCCGCCCGCGCCGGGTCCACCGCGCCGTCGGGCCCGGCGAGACCGTCGTACAGGCCCTCGGCGACGGCGACCGCGGTGTCGTCGGCGATCGCCCACAGGGTCGACACGACCTGCCGGAACCCGGCGACCTGCAGGGCGGCGGCCAGGTGGCCGGCCTCGTCCGGCAGGTCGGCCGTGCCCATCGCCGTGTGGCAGGCGGACAGCACCGCCAGGTGCGCGCCGTCGAGGTCGAGCTGCGCGATGTCGGCCATGGTCAGCGGCGCGTCGGCGAGGAACAGTGCCGCCCGGCCGCCCGCCCCGGGCTCGCCGTGGCAGGCGAAGTGCGCGCAGCTGTGGCCGGTCAGCGCCGCCATCACCCCCGCCCGGCTGGCCGCCGCCGCGGTCAGCGTGGTGGCGTCGGGGAACCGCGACCGCAGCAGCCGGGCCTCCCGGGCGGCGGAGGGCAGGTCGGGCAGCCCGGTCACGTAGTGCGGCCGCTCGTCGTACGCCGCCACCAGCAGGCGGTGTGCCCGGGCCGCCGAGGGCCGGCGGGCGTGCCGCAAAGCCCGCAGCGTCGGGGTCGTCGACGACACGACGTGGTCGAGCACGCTGCGCCCGGCGGGCGCGTCGTCCGGGTCGTGATAGCCGGCCGCGTGCAGCGGCGCCAGCGCGAGCGGCCCGGTCGGGCACCACCACATGCGCGCGCCGGCCGGGGCCGGGACCGCGGCGAGCACGGGCGCGGCCACCACGTCCCACAGCCATTCCAGGTACGCCAGGAGCACCTGCTCGCGCGGCCCGGACGAGGCACCACCCGTGCCGACCCGGGCCACCACGTCGAGATAACGGTGGGTACGTTCGCCGGCCTCCTCGGCGGTCAGGTCGGGCAGTGGGACGACCCGCACGCCCCCACCGGTCAGGACGAGTGCGTCACACCGGTGGCGGCTGACGTTCACCAGCACCACGGGGCCGTCCGCCGCCGCGGCCGCCAGCTCGGCGAACGGCGTGGGCAGCAGGAAGCGCGCGAACCCGGGCCGGGCGCGGACGGCCGCGACGGCGTGGTCCCAGTCCAGCGCCAGCCGCCGTCTGCGTCCGGCGGCGCCCGGCTCGTCCGACCCCGCCAGCCGGTCGGACTCGGCGCGCAGCTCGGTCAGCCGCTCCGCCAGGTCCGGGTGCGCCTGCCGCAGCGCGGACAGGTCGCTGCGAGTGTCCAGCAGCTGCCCCCACCACAGGGAACGGCCGTGGTCGAGCAGCTCGACGGCCTGCTGCGGCAGACCCGCGGCCACGGCCGCCGCGGCGGCGTCGCACGCCACGGTGGGCCAGCGCGTGACCAGCCGGTCCCGGTCGGTGGCGCCGAGACCCCGCCACACGGTGAGGTGCAACTGCTGCACCGCGTCGGCGTAGGCCCGGGCCGCGTCCCGCCAGTCGCCGCGGCCCTCGGCGGCGAGCTCGGCGCGCAGCCCCGCGAGCGTCGTCAGCGCGTCCATCCGCTCGAAGGAGCGGCCCGCTCCGCTCTCGGCCACCCCGTCGAGCACCGCGACGGCCTCCCCGATGCGGCCGAGGTCCCCGAGCGCCTGGGCGAGGCCCAGCAGGGCGGTCAGGTGGATCGGTGACCGCCGCGGCGCCATGTCGAGGACGGCCCGGAACTGTTCGACCGCGTCGTGCAGGTCGTCCTCGCCGCCCGGCCCCGCCCCGAGGTTGCGCAGCGACAGGGCGAGGTTGAGCCGGACCGGAGGATCGTCCTCGGCGGCCAGGGCGGCCCGCAGGTGGGCCACGGCCGCCTGGATGTCTGCCGGGTCGCGGCCGGCGAGGAACCGCTGACGCAGGCGGTTGCCGAGGTTCGCCCGGGCGACGGTGGCGTCGCCCGGGGTGCGGGCCGCGGTCAGCGCCCGCTGCCCCACCGCGATCGCCTCGTCCAGGTCGAACCGCCGTCCCGAGTGCTCGTAGCGGTAGACCAGCGCGGTGCCCAGGGTGAGCAGGTAGCGTGCGTGCGTCCGCTCGGTGGGTTCGGTCAGCTCGACCGCGCGGCGGCAGTGCGCGATCGCCTCGTCGAGGTCGGCGCCGGTGCGGTCGCGCAGGAACCGGTTGATCAGCGCGGCGGCTAGGTTCGTCAGATCGTCCGTCCCGTCGGCCGGGCTGAACAGCGGGCGCGCGAGCACCTCCCGCAGCAGTTCGACCGCCTCGTCCAGGTCGGCGGCCTCGCCGAGCGTCTCGAACCGGCGCATCAGTGCGGGACCGAGCGGCGCGCCGACCAGCCAGCGGCCGGGGTGGCCCGGGCGCAGCCGCGCCAGCAGCTGACGGCCGTCGTCGGCGATGCGCTCCAGCAGCGCGGCGTCCCCAATTCGCTCGTACTCGCCCAGCAGGTCCGACAGCGCGGCGCCGTGTCGCGCCAGCTCGTCGAGGTCGTCGCCGACCTCGGCCGGTGGGCGGCGCGGTGTCGTGCCGGGCCCGGCGACGAAGGTCAGACCGGGTGGGACGCGGACCTCGGGCAACGGACCGTGCAGGCCGACCACCTCGGCCAGGACGTCCTCGACCGCGGCCCGCTCAGCCGGGTCCGCGGTGCGGTCGGCGGCCAGCCGCAGGTAGTGCGCGGCGGCGTCGAGGTCGGCCACCTCCCCGGTCAGGCCGTAGCGGTCGCGGTGCAGCAGGCCCAGGTTGCGCAGCATGGCCGTCGACACGGCGTGGCCGGCCGGATAGAGGTCGAGCACCTCGCGGGAGACGGCCAGCATCGCGTCGAGCGCCTCGCGCGTGCCGTCGCGCTCGTAGCGGAGCTGGCGTACGTCGCTGAGCAGCGCCAGGAAGGGCGGGCGGTTGGGGTCGCCGGCAGGGCAGCGGCGTACCGCCCCCTCCACCTCCTCGGTCGCCTCGTCCAGCCGCGACGGGTCGCCCGTGCGCCGCGTCCACCGGATCAGGGCGGCCCCGCGCACGGCGCTCAGCGCGGCCCGGTCGGGATGGTCGGGCGGCAGCACGAACAGCACGTGCCGCAGCATCTCGGCGGCGGCGGAGTGCAGCTCGGCGTGCCCGGTCGACAACGCCAGCTGGTCCATCTCCCGGCTGGCGAGCGCGGCCTCCTCCACGGGCCGCTGGGCGCCCGTGAGCAGGCCGAGCCGCAGCGACAGGCCGGCGAAGGCGCGCAGCACGAACCCCGTGGTGTCGGGCTGCTCGGTCGGCGCCAGCCGGCGGAGCTCCCGGTAGGTCTCCACGGCGTCCGCGAGATCCTGGTGCGAGTCGGCGGCCTCGGAGCGCAGCGCCCGCGCCTGGCCGAGCAGGAGCAGGACCGCGAACCGCTCGGGCGCGTCGGGGGCGCACAGGGACAGCGCGTGGTCACCGGCGGCGATCGCCGCGTCGAGGTCGGCGACCCGGCCCGAGCCCTCGAAATCCGCCAGCCACTCCCGGGCCTCCCGCAGCGCGGCGCCGATCTCGTCATCCGTCTGCCGGTTGCGTCGTCCGAACACCGCGGCACCTCCCCGTGCTGGCCCCGGAACCCAGCGTAGAGCAAGGTCGATAGACTCGGGGATCGTCCACCGAGGATCGAAAGGCGGTGCGGGTGCAGTCAGAAGCCGACTTCCTGGCCAGGTGGTGCGAGCTGCTGCCGACCCTGCGGGAGCAGGCCCGCAGCAACGGGGTGCTGGACCGGCTCGACCGCGACGCCGAACGGGTCCGGGAGGGCGCGTCCGCGCAGCGGGCGCTGCGCAAGTGGGGGCCCCGCGAGTCCGTCGGCAGCCAGCGCGGCTGGTCCGACCGCGCGACGGTGGGGCTGGCCGTGCTCCCGGGCGGGGGCCGGCCGCCGGGCGCGGGTTCGGCCGAGTACGCCTGTCCGCGCGACCGCTGCGCCCGCCGGGCCCACCGGGACGAGCACGGCCACCTGCCCCGGTGCACCGCCTTCGACACGCCCATGCGACCCGCATGATCGGGCTGCTCACCGAGGTCGGCAAGCGGGTCAGTGGCCGCTGGCTGACGGCGGTCCTCCTGCCGGGCGTCCTCCTGGTCGCCGTCGGCGCGGTCGCGGTGGCGCTCGGTCATGCCCGGCCGTTCGACCTCGACCAGCTCGCCGCGACGGCCGAGCGCGTGGGCCGCGACCTGGCCGCCAGCCCCGCCCGGCTGGTGGTCGTCGGGTCCGTCGTCCTCGTCGGGGCGGGGCTGGCGGGCACGGCCGCCCGCGGCCTGGGCTGGCTGGCGCAGCGGTGGTGGCTGCGCGAGTGGTTCCTGACCCGCGGGCTGGTCACCCGCTCCGGGTGGTCCAGGCGGTCGCGTGCCATCGCCGCCGCCCGCCGCGCCGGGGTGCCCACCGTCGCCGCATACCTGCCGCAGCGGCCGACCTGGCTGGGCGACCGCGTCCGGCTGGTCGAGGCGCGGGTCCGGGCGCAGTACCACGTCAGCGCCGCCCTGGTGTGGCCGCGGCTGTGGCTGCTGCTCGACGAGGACGCGCGGCAGCCTGTCACCGACGCCCGCACCCGCTACGGCGAGGCCGTCGCGCTGGTGGGTTGGTCGATCCTCTACCTGGCGCTGGGCTTGCGGTGGTGGCCGGCGCTGCTGGTCGGGGCCGGCATGCTGTTGACGGCCTGGCGGCGCCTGCGCGACACGCTGGCCGAGTTGGCCGAGCTGATCGAGTCGGCCATCGACCTGCGCCTGCGTGACCTGGCCGCGGCTCTCGGCCTGCCGCCGGCCGGGGCCGAGGTGAGCGAGGCGGAGGGGCGCGCGCTGGACGACCGGTTGGGCAAGTCGGCTCCGACGTAGACACCCGGGGAGGTGGACACGGTGGGATTCCGTTGGCGCAGGCCGGCTCCGCTGCCGGCCGACCTGGAGCGGCGGTCGCGGGCGGCCCTGGCGCTGTTCGACGCGGGCCAGTACGCGCCGGCGGAACGGGCGTGGCAGCGGCTGCTGGTCGACTGCGAGCGGGAACTCGGCCCCGAGCACCCGGAGACGGTCGTCACTCTCGACCGCCTCGGGTCCGCGCTGTTCCGTCTGCGGCGACTCGTCGAGTCGGCCGACCGGCACCGTGAGGCGCGCCGGCGGGCGGTAAGCACGTTCGGCCGCGACCACCCGGCGACGCTGACGTTCGCCCACAATCTCGGCTGCGCGCTGGTGGTGGCGCACCAGTGGGCGGAAGGTCTCCCGGTGCTGCGGGACACCCTGCGCCGGAAGCGTCGCCGGCTCGGCGCGGCCCACCCGGAGACCCTCGACACCGCCAAGACCCTCGGCGCCTCGTTGTTCATGGCGGGAAACGCGCCGGAGGCCGTGGAGATCCTCGAACCGGCCCACCGGGCGGCGGTGCGTCGCTTCGGGCCGGACGACCCGCTGACCCGCGAGATCGGCGACAACCTCGCGATCGTGCTACGCAACTCCCACCCCGGCCACCGGCCACGTCGCGAGGAGCCGGGGCCCTGACCCCGCGATCCGCTTGCGGGACCGCTCGCGTCCCGGGTGTCACGGTTCGCCCAGCGCTCGCCCGTCGCGGAGGGGCAAGCAGGGTACGGCGGCGCCCGAACGACCGTTAAGCTGACCGGGTGGGAACCGACGAGCTGTACCCCGCCGACCGGCTGGCCGCCGCCCGCCGCGCCACCGCCGCCGCCGGCCTCGACGCCCTGCTGCTCACCCCCGGCTCCGACCTGCGCTACCTCACCGGCTACGACGCGCACGCCGGCGAGCGGCTGACCTGCCTCGTGCTGCCCGCCGACGGCGAGCCCACCCTCGTCGTCCCCACCCTGGAACGTCCCGCCGCGGAGGCGTCCCCCGCGCCGGCCACCGGCGTACGCATCGTCGACCACGCCGACGGCACCGACCCGTACCCGCTCGTGCGGGCCGCCCTCGGCGGGCCGGTCGCCGCGGTCGGCCTGGCCGACCGGATGTGGGCCGAGCAGGTCCTCGCCCTGCGCGCCCTGCTGCCCGACGCCGCCCAGCGCCTGGCCGGCGACGTCCTGCGCGAGCTGCGCATCCGCAAGTCCCCGGCCGAGGTCGCCGCGCTCGCCGAGGCCGGCGCCGCCATCGACGCCGTGCACGCCCGCATGGGCGAGTGGCTGCGCCCCGGCCGCACCGAGGCGCAGGTGGCCACCGACATCGCGGCGGCGATCCGCGCCGCCGGCCACGTCACCGCCGACTTCGTCATCGTCGCCGGCGGCCCCAACGGCGCCAGCCCGCACCACGGCACCTCCGACCGCCCGATCGGCGCCGGTGAGCCCGTGGTGGTCGACATCGGCGGCACCATGCCGTCGGGCTACCGCTCCGACAGCACCCGCACCTACGTCGCCGGCGGCCCCGCCCCGGCCGAGTTCACCGACTACTACGCGGTCCTGCACGCCGCCCAGCGCGCCGCCGTCGCCGCGGTCCGCCCCGGCGTTCCCGCCGAGGCCGTCGACGCCGCCGCCCGCGACCTGATCGCCGACGCCGGGTACGGCCCGGCGTTCCTGCACCGCACCGGCCACGGCATCGGCCTGGACGGCCACGAGGACCCGTACGTGGTCGCCGGCAACTCCCGGCCCCTCGAACCCGGCATGGCGTTCTCGGTCGAGCCGGGCATCTACCTCGCGGGCCGACACGGCGCCCGCATCGAGGACATCGTCGTCTGCACGACGGACGGCGTCACCCGGCTCAACACCACCCCCACGGAGCTCATCGCGCTATGAACGTCGACCGGATCCTGCCCACCGACGAGGCCCACGACCTGCTCGACCTCGCCACCGAGCTGGCCGACCGGGAACTGGCCCCCCGCGCCGCCGGCTTCGAGCAGCGCGCCGAGTTCCCCCGCGAGGTGCTGCGCACCCTCGGCCGCGCCGGCCTGCTCGGCCTGCCGTACCCGGAGGAGCACGGCGGGGCCGCCCAGCCGTACGAGGTCTACCTCCAGGTGCTGGAGATCCTCGCCAGCCGGTGGCTCGCCGTCGCCGAGGCGGTCAGCGTGCACACCCTGTCCTGCTACCCGCTCGCCCAGTTCGGCACCGACGAGCAGCGCAAGCTGCTGCCCGACATGATCGGCGGCGAGCTGCTGGGGGCGTACTGCCTCTCGGAGCCCCAGGGCGGCTCGGACGCGGCGGCATTGACGACGAGGGCCGTCCGCGACGGCGACTCCTACGTGGTGACCGGCACCAAGGCGTGGATCACCCACGCCCGGGTCGCCGACTTCTACAACATCTTCTGCCGCACCGGCGGGCCCGGCCCGAAGGGCATCTCCTGCCTGCTCGCCGACCGGGCCACCCCCGGCATCACCCCGCAGGCCGCCGAGCGCACCATGGGCCTGCACGCCTCCCCGGTGGCCCAGATCGCCTTCGACGACGCCCGCGTACCGGCCGACCGGCTCGTCGGCGGGGAGGGGCGGGGCTTCGCCATCGCCATGTCCGCCCTGGACTCCGGCCGGCTCGGCATCGCCGCGTGCGCCGTCGGCCTGGCGCAGGCGGCCCTGGACTACGCCGTCGGCTACGCCCGCGAGCGGCAGCAGTTCGGCCGCGCGATCATCGAGTTCCAGGGGCTCGGGTTCATCCTCGCCGACGCCGCCACCCAGATCGCCGCCGCCCGGGCGTTGACGCTGCACGCGGCCCGGCTGCGCGACGCCGGCCGGCCGTACTCGATCGAGGCGGCGAAGGCGAAGCTGTTCGCGACCGACGTGGCGATGCGGGTGACCACGGACGCGGTTCAGGTGCTCGGCGGCGCCGGCTACGTGGCCGACCACCCGGTGGAGCGGTACATGCGCGAGGCCAAGGTGCTGCAGATCGTCGAGGGCACCAACCAGATCCAGCGGTTGGTCATCTCCCGCGCCCTGGCCAGGCCCTGAGGCGACGCGGTGCGTGACCGCGGGTCCGCCGAGCGTCACGCCCGGCGGACCGGTCGTCGCGTAACGCCGTGTTTCCCGGTAGGTTGCACGCCGTGGAGGAGATCGACCGGGCCATCGTCGCGGCGCTGACCGCCGACGGGCGGCTGTCGTACACGGACCTGGCGGAGAAGGTCGGCCTGTCGGTGTCCGCGGTGCACCAGCGGGTCCGCCGGCTGGAGCAGCGCGGGGTGATCAGGGGATACGCCGCCCGGGTCTCCTTCGAGGCGTTGGATCTGCCGCTGACGGCGTTCGTGGCGATCCGCCCGTTCGACCCGTCGCAGCCGGACGACGCCCCGGAGCGGCTGGCCCACCTGCCGGAGATCGACTCCTGCTACTCGGTGGCGGGGGAGGACTTCTACCTGCTGCTGGTGCGGGTGGCCAGCCCGGCGGACCTGGAACGGCTGCTCCAGGAGATCCGCACCGCCGCCAACGTCACCACCCGTACGACCGTGGTGCTGTCCACCCCGTACGAGAATCGGCCGCCGAAGATCAATGGCGGGCCGTCAGGTCGGGGGCGGCCGCGGGCGGCGGGAGAGCCGGCTGGTTCCACCGCAGGATGACCTGCCGGCCGTGCTCGTGACCGAGCACGCTGACGGTGGCGGTGTCCAGGCGTAGCCGGCTGCCGGCCGACGGCCGCAGGCCGATCCACCGGGCGCCGAGCACCCGCAGGCTGTGTCCGTGGCCGACGAGGGCGACGTTGCCCCGGTCGAGCAGGGGAGCGGCCCGGGCGAGCACCCGGTCGAGCCGCTCGCCCACCTCGCTCGGCGACTCGCCGCCGGGGCAGCCGTCGGTCCACAGGTTCCAGTCCGGACGGTCCTCGTGCACCTCGACGGAGGTGCGTCCCTCGTACTCGCCGTAGTTCCACTCGGCCAGGTCGGGGTCGGTCGCCACGTCGAAGAGCCCGGCCAGTTGCGCGGTGCGCAGCGCGCGGCGGCGGGGGCTGGCCAGCACCCGGACGAACCGGCGGCCGGCCAGGGCCTCGCCGACGCTGCGGGCCTGCCGCTCGCCGTCCGGGGTGAGTCGGTGTACGAGGTGTGCCGGTGGCTGGCGCTCCAGGTGGTCTCGCCGTGCCGGATCAGCGTGATCTCTCCCATTCGTCCAGTTAACCAGCCCCCGCCTCCCCGATTACACCTAGCCTCCTAGGATGCCGTAGGCGGTGTGCCCGCCATGTCGGCGAAATGGCGCCATCCACGAGGTCGGAACACCGCCGTTTCGCCGACATGGCGCGGGTTTCCGGTCCTGGCAGGCGGGCATGCGGGGCGGGGAGGGGCGTAGGCCCCCCGGAACCGCCGGAGCAGAGGGAGTCGAGATGAGCTTCACCGACAAGGCGAAGAGCAAGGCTCAGGAGATGGCCGGCGCCGCCAAGGAGCGGATCGGCGACGCCACCGACAACGAGCGGATGCGGGCCGAGGGTGCCGCCCAGCAGCAGGAGGCCCGGGGCCGGCAGGCGGGGGAGCGCGCCGGCCAGGAGGCTCGGCAGAAGTTCTCGAAGTGACGCGGTAACCGGGCGGGCGGGCTCTCCGGCCCGCCCGCCCGGTCGCGTACCCGCCCCGGCCGTGCTCGGGTCAGGAGACCCGGGTGACCCGGATGGCGTCGGCGATGACCAGGCCGGCGCCGCTCGTCCACCGGCTGACACCGACGCGGCGATGACGTACGGGGTGGAGCTGTTGTAGCCGGCGTTGGCCGGCCACCAGGCGTCGACGCGGTAGGTGCCGGTGGCCGGTATGTTCACCTTGTACCAGGCGGCGTCGCTGGCGGCGATGGGGTCGGCGAAGCGGTAGTCGGCGCCGTAGCGCTGGCTGGAGTACGTGGAAGTGCCCCAGTTGGCGCTGGCGGTGAACCGCCCGGCGGTGGTGTTGTCGACGATGGTGCTCCAGGCGGTGCCGCCGGACATCTTGGCGGCGACGTCGGAGCGCATGACGTTCAGGTCGATGAAGGACGGGTCGATCTTGCCGGTGGTGCTGGTCTCGCGGTGGCCCCGGGCGTAGCTGGCGTCCTTGCCGAGCTGCTTGAGGACGGCGGCGGTCGCGGCGATGGACGCGTTGTACTGGGCGGCGGTCTTCTCCTGGTCGACGCCGTTGTAGTCGATCTCCCAGCCGATCAGCATGGTGTTGCCGTCGCCCGCGGGGATGGGGCCGCTGGCGCGGGCGGTGCCCGCGTGGTTGCAGCGGCCGGCGGAGATGACGTGGAAGACGCCGTGGTAGTCGACGAGTGCCTGGCAGAGCGGGCCGGGCAGGTCGGAGCGGCCGTTGATGCAGACGTTGAGGGCCGGGCAACCCCTATCTTCCTAGGACGCTCTACGCGACGTGCTCCCGCACATCAGCACCAAAAACCGGGGCCCCGGATCGAACCGGAGCCCCGCTGACGGTGCCAGCCGAGCCGTCAGTCGTCGCGGTGCTCGTGCCACCACTTCCGGCTGGACTCGGGGAGGGTGTCGATCGGGTCGTAGTAGGCGTAGCGCTTGTTCAGCGCCTCCAGGTCGGCGGACTCGATCGAGGTGCGGTAGTTCTTCGTCCAGTACGAGATGCCCAGCTCCCGGTCGTACTCGGTGAGCATGTGCACCCAGCGCTTGCCGACGAAGGGCACGTCGCAGACGATGCGCGGGGTGGCGTAGCCGGGCAGGTAGCCCATGATGTCGTGCTGGAGTTGCTGGGCGTACCACACGGGGACGCGCCAGTGCTCGGCGTTGGGGATCATGTCGCACATGTAGAAGTAGTACGGCAGGATGCCCGCCTCGCCCTGCAGCGCGAAGCACAGGTCGAGCAGGTCGGCGCCGGTGGCGTTGACGCCCCGCATGAGCACGCCCTGGTTGCGTACGTCGCGGACGCCGACGTCGAGGGCGGTCTGGGCGGCCCGGGCGACCAGCGGGGTGATCGACTGCCGGTGGTTGACGTGGGTGTGGATGGCGAGGTTGACGCCGCGACGGGCGGCGGTGCGGGCGACCCGCTCCAAACCCTCGACGACGTCGGCCTGCAGCCAGTGCTGGGGGAGGCCCATGAGGGCCTTGGTGGCGAGCCGGATGTCGCGGATGGTCTCGATCTCCAGCAGCCGCATCAGGTACGACTCGAGGTTCTTCCACGGCACGTTCGCCACGTCGCCGCCGGAGACGACGACGTCGCGGACGCCGGGGTGGGCCCGCAGGTAGCTGATGTGGGCGTCGTACCGGTCGACGGGCTTGAGGGTGAGCTTGAGCTTGTCGACGGTGGGGGTGGAGTTGCCGACGAGGTCCATGCGGGTGCAGTGCCCGCAGTACTGCGGGCAGGTGGACAGCAGCTCGGCGAGGACCTTGGTGGGGTAGCGGTGGGTGAGGCCCTCGGCGACCCACATGTCGTGCTCGTGCAGGGAGTCGCGGCTGGCGTACGGGTGGGAGGGCCAGTCGGTGCGCCGGTCGGAGGCGACGGGGATCATGTAGCGCCGCACGGGGTCGGCGAGGAACGCCTCGGTGTTCATGGGTTCGAACGGCACCATGGTGTTGAGCATCTGCGGGGGCACCAGCATGGACATGGTCGCCATGGACTTCTGGTCGGTCTCGAGGTCGGCGTAGAAGGTCTCGTCGACGCCGTCGCCGAGGACGGCGCGCAGTTGCTTGACGTTCTTCACGCAGTTGACGCGCTGCCACTGGGCGTTCTCCCACTGCTCGCGGGTGACGTGGCGCCAGCCGGGGAAGCGGGTCCAGTCGGGTTCGACCAGGGGGCTGCGGCGGTACTCGTACGGCTGCCC is part of the Micromonospora olivasterospora genome and encodes:
- a CDS encoding M24 family metallopeptidase, translating into MGTDELYPADRLAAARRATAAAGLDALLLTPGSDLRYLTGYDAHAGERLTCLVLPADGEPTLVVPTLERPAAEASPAPATGVRIVDHADGTDPYPLVRAALGGPVAAVGLADRMWAEQVLALRALLPDAAQRLAGDVLRELRIRKSPAEVAALAEAGAAIDAVHARMGEWLRPGRTEAQVATDIAAAIRAAGHVTADFVIVAGGPNGASPHHGTSDRPIGAGEPVVVDIGGTMPSGYRSDSTRTYVAGGPAPAEFTDYYAVLHAAQRAAVAAVRPGVPAEAVDAAARDLIADAGYGPAFLHRTGHGIGLDGHEDPYVVAGNSRPLEPGMAFSVEPGIYLAGRHGARIEDIVVCTTDGVTRLNTTPTELIAL
- a CDS encoding N-acetylmuramoyl-L-alanine amidase, producing MNGRSDLPGPLCQALVDYHGVFHVISAGRCNHAGTARASGPIPAGDGNTMLIGWEIDYNGVDQEKTAAQYNASIAATAAVLKQLGKDASYARGHRETSTTGKIDPSFIDLNVMRSDVAAKMSGGTAWSTIVDNTTAGRFTASANWGTSTYSSQRYGADYRFADPIAASDAAWYKVNIPATGTYRVDAWWPANAGYNSSTPYVIAASVSAGGRAAPAWSSPTPSGSPGSPDPSTAGAGTRPGGRAGEPARPVTASLRELLPSLLAGALPRLPAPGLLLLGGTLGPHPLVVGGVADPLLGGAGHLLSLALRLVGEAHLDSLCSGGSGGPTPLPAPHARLPGPETRAMSAKRRCSDLVDGAISPTWRAHRLRHPRRLGVIGEAGAG
- a CDS encoding tetratricopeptide repeat protein — its product is MGFRWRRPAPLPADLERRSRAALALFDAGQYAPAERAWQRLLVDCERELGPEHPETVVTLDRLGSALFRLRRLVESADRHREARRRAVSTFGRDHPATLTFAHNLGCALVVAHQWAEGLPVLRDTLRRKRRRLGAAHPETLDTAKTLGASLFMAGNAPEAVEILEPAHRAAVRRFGPDDPLTREIGDNLAIVLRNSHPGHRPRREEPGP
- a CDS encoding DUF4037 domain-containing protein, translated to MAFVPGLTLCRRFHHEVLAPLLADRCPGLRYAAALLDGGSELLGLDTARSTDHDWGPRGQLFVAARDTDRVPEVRAVLDAGLPAEFLGWPTRYAGHGDARLGVVDASGSRHGVTVDEVGGWLRDRLGFDPTRGIAVEDWLATPTQRLAEVTGGAVFHDGLDGALTAARAALAWYPDDVWRHVLAAAWARVAQSEHLPGRCAEVGDELGSRVVTAGLAHDLMRLGLLLHRRWPPYDKWLGTLFARLPPAAPVVVALTDALSSGAWSGRQAGLVRALETLAAWTNDTGLAAPVDPTVRPFHRRPFLVLHAGRFAAALRAAITDPALRARPPLGAVDQYVHSVDVLTHADRARRVCTAVLPS
- a CDS encoding acyl-CoA dehydrogenase family protein, producing MNVDRILPTDEAHDLLDLATELADRELAPRAAGFEQRAEFPREVLRTLGRAGLLGLPYPEEHGGAAQPYEVYLQVLEILASRWLAVAEAVSVHTLSCYPLAQFGTDEQRKLLPDMIGGELLGAYCLSEPQGGSDAAALTTRAVRDGDSYVVTGTKAWITHARVADFYNIFCRTGGPGPKGISCLLADRATPGITPQAAERTMGLHASPVAQIAFDDARVPADRLVGGEGRGFAIAMSALDSGRLGIAACAVGLAQAALDYAVGYARERQQFGRAIIEFQGLGFILADAATQIAAARALTLHAARLRDAGRPYSIEAAKAKLFATDVAMRVTTDAVQVLGGAGYVADHPVERYMREAKVLQIVEGTNQIQRLVISRALARP
- a CDS encoding CHAT domain-containing protein; this translates as MFGRRNRQTDDEIGAALREAREWLADFEGSGRVADLDAAIAAGDHALSLCAPDAPERFAVLLLLGQARALRSEAADSHQDLADAVETYRELRRLAPTEQPDTTGFVLRAFAGLSLRLGLLTGAQRPVEEAALASREMDQLALSTGHAELHSAAAEMLRHVLFVLPPDHPDRAALSAVRGAALIRWTRRTGDPSRLDEATEEVEGAVRRCPAGDPNRPPFLALLSDVRQLRYERDGTREALDAMLAVSREVLDLYPAGHAVSTAMLRNLGLLHRDRYGLTGEVADLDAAAHYLRLAADRTADPAERAAVEDVLAEVVGLHGPLPEVRVPPGLTFVAGPGTTPRRPPAEVGDDLDELARHGAALSDLLGEYERIGDAALLERIADDGRQLLARLRPGHPGRWLVGAPLGPALMRRFETLGEAADLDEAVELLREVLARPLFSPADGTDDLTNLAAALINRFLRDRTGADLDEAIAHCRRAVELTEPTERTHARYLLTLGTALVYRYEHSGRRFDLDEAIAVGQRALTAARTPGDATVARANLGNRLRQRFLAGRDPADIQAAVAHLRAALAAEDDPPVRLNLALSLRNLGAGPGGEDDLHDAVEQFRAVLDMAPRRSPIHLTALLGLAQALGDLGRIGEAVAVLDGVAESGAGRSFERMDALTTLAGLRAELAAEGRGDWRDAARAYADAVQQLHLTVWRGLGATDRDRLVTRWPTVACDAAAAAVAAGLPQQAVELLDHGRSLWWGQLLDTRSDLSALRQAHPDLAERLTELRAESDRLAGSDEPGAAGRRRRLALDWDHAVAAVRARPGFARFLLPTPFAELAAAAADGPVVLVNVSRHRCDALVLTGGGVRVVPLPDLTAEEAGERTHRYLDVVARVGTGGASSGPREQVLLAYLEWLWDVVAAPVLAAVPAPAGARMWWCPTGPLALAPLHAAGYHDPDDAPAGRSVLDHVVSSTTPTLRALRHARRPSAARAHRLLVAAYDERPHYVTGLPDLPSAAREARLLRSRFPDATTLTAAAASRAGVMAALTGHSCAHFACHGEPGAGGRAALFLADAPLTMADIAQLDLDGAHLAVLSACHTAMGTADLPDEAGHLAAALQVAGFRQVVSTLWAIADDTAVAVAEGLYDGLAGPDGAVDPARAAGALHRVVGRLRQQNPYEPSRWAPFVHHGR
- a CDS encoding Lrp/AsnC family transcriptional regulator, which encodes MEEIDRAIVAALTADGRLSYTDLAEKVGLSVSAVHQRVRRLEQRGVIRGYAARVSFEALDLPLTAFVAIRPFDPSQPDDAPERLAHLPEIDSCYSVAGEDFYLLLVRVASPADLERLLQEIRTAANVTTRTTVVLSTPYENRPPKINGGPSGRGRPRAAGEPAGSTAG